The genomic region AGAAAGggcaaataaaacagaaattagcAAAAAACATATTGAATATCTCCTGTGAGCAATGAATTTTACTAAGCAAAGATTAGCTAAAAATAACCTCTTATTTTCATGAGACCATATTAATAAGCATAAGCTTATAATCCAGTTGAAGgataaaaaatgtaacaaaaaaaaatattgatcagAGTCCAGGTTAGTAAGTGATACACACCAAACACCAATTTCATAGCCAGGTATGAAATTAAATTGAACTTAGTTAAATATCTCATTCCACTGACAAATCTCACAGATataatattgagtgaaagaagccagaggcaagtagtatatactgtatgattctatttatataaagatcAAGAAGAGGGAAAATTAATTATGGTAAGAGAAGTCAGAATAATGGTTACAATAGGAGAAGCGATTGATTAGGATGAGGCATTAGGAAGACTTCTGGGTTTCTGGTAATAGTCTATCAGTTGATCTTGAAAGGATTTATATGAGTCCATATAGATACCAAACTTTTTGAGCTGTACTCTAAAGTTTTGTGCACTTTACTAAGTTTTTGTGTattaaactttaacaaaaagtaatttttaaattctaaatttagaAAATCAAGATATTACAAGATAATTCAGCTCCTGCAGACCATAATGCCAATTTTCCATAATTCTACTTTCCCTACTTTCCTcttgactggggtgcctggactTGAATGGGCCCATGCCTGGATTTCCATCCCCTTCTGCTGCCTCTATTTAACTGCTCTTTCTGGGAATACCCTGATCCTCTTCGTAGTCCTCACTGAGCCAAGCCTCCATGAGCCCATGTACTATTTCCTCTCCATGTTGTCCACCACTGACATTGGCTTATGCATCTCTACACTGGTGACAGTACTAGGATTATTCTGGCTCAATGCCATGGAGATCAGCTTTAATGCCTGCTTATCACAGATGTTCTTCATTCACCTCTTCACTTTCATGGAATCTTCAGTGCTCCTGGCTATGGCTTTTGATCGTTTTGTGGCCATTTCCAACCCCTTGAGATACGCTACCATTCTAACTCATGAAAGGATTGCACAGATTGGTTTGGCAGTCGTTACCAGGGGAACTGTCATTCTGATACCACTAGTCCTTCTTCTCAAGCGTCTATCGTTCTGCTGCAGTCATGTGCTCCATCATTCCTACTGTTTCCACCCTGATGTAATGAAGCTCTCATGTTCAGACACAAAGATCAACAGTGCATTTGGACTAACTGCAATTATCTCTACTGCTGGAGTGGACTCTATTTTTATCCTGATTTCCTATGTCCTGATAATTCGCTCAGTTCTCAACATTGCATCcccagaggagaggaaaaaggccTTCAGCACCTGCATTTCTCATATCACGGCTGTGGCCATATTCTACATCCCTTTAATCAGCCTGTCTTTTGTTCACAGATTTGGAAAACATTCTCCACCATATGTGCCCACACTGATTGCTAATATTTACTTGCTCATTCCCCCTGTAATGAATCCCATCATTTATAGTGTGAAAACAAAGCAGATTCAAAAATCTGTGCTCAAACTGGTATGTTCCAAGGGAACTCATATTTAACAATTACTGGCCCATAAAGACCCATTTCAAAGTCAGTAAAAATTGGTCATAAATTGGAGTTATAACTCATGAAATTTTAGAGATGGGTAAAACTAGATGCCATCCAATTCAAATATCTCCACAATGCTGTTAGTTCTACCTAAGGCAATCTTATCTTTTCTACCACCAAAATACTGATTCAGATTCTCACTACCTCTCAGTTACCCTATTCCTATAGATAACTGACTTCCTATATCTCTGATGTTTCCACCTAAAACCACACATCAttcactttgaattaattttctaaatatacagcacaagtaaaatttaataacaaaacaataaGTAAGTATCTCTTTCATGTTCACTTCTCATACACCAACTAAATGAAGCAACTGCTCCTATCTCTGATATAGTCCTCCAAAATTTGGATTcaactttcctttaaaatttaatctctctcttttcacaTACTCACAGTCTAAGAAAAGCAGTCAGCTAACTGTTTCTTCATGTACATGCAACTTTCCTAAAGCTGTTCACTGTTGACTTGAGCTTCACTGTTGAGTCTACTTCAATCTTGACACCCACCCTCCACTTTGAAATTCTACTTGTATGTCAAGGCTCATCTTTAAATAGCTTCGTCATTAAATTTTTCATGATTGCCCAATGGTACTTGATCTTGCCTTCCTATATTTCACCTTTTATAGTACTTTGCCAGTATCTTTTTTGCCTTTATGTACTTTTGgcatagaaatggaaataatagaaatataaatatatattaatattaatataaaatggcTGCCACAAGTCTATAAATTCCCTAAATAAAAAAAGCCTTGAAGCTTCTATAATACCTAGCAGAATACCTTTCACATAGCAGATACTCAGTGATAGTTGTTGAATTGAACTTAACATATTGGACTATCAAATAGTCCATCTGAACAATTCAAATTGCATAGGCAAAGGGCTATTTTGGAACCTGAGATCACAGTCTCTGGAATTTATCCCAGTTTGCATAAGGCCCAACTTGACTAATAATAATTTTAGCCACTTTTTTTCTCCATGAATGGCTTCCCAGAACCAACTACTAtacataactaaaaaaaaaaatttcccaggtCCCAAAGACAAAAACTAGTAAACCGTCCTTAATTCCTCACTTACCATTTGCTCTTGCATCCAATGAATCTGTATTTCTTCTATTCTAACATGAAAACATCTCTTCATCTCCACTTTTAGACTTTGTTCAGGACactaaagttctttttaaaaaatatgtatttatttatttttgagagagagagtagcggagagggtcagagagagagagggagaaagagcatcccaagcagactccatgctgtcagcacacagcccaacgcagggctcaatcccacaaaccatgagatcatgacctgaactgaaatcaagagtcagacatttaactgactgagccacccaggcacccatagtacactaaaattcttaaattaaatcacattttccttttaggTTTCAGGTGTCCAATCTtatccctttctcctccctttgtTTTCCATAAGaaaatcagaagaagaaaaaaactttttaaaagcattttaaattacattttagttatacaagaaataataaatatgctcTTATTAATAAAAGATTTTACAGAAAAGGTGAAAGTCCTCCTTGATATGTTTCCTCAAGTTcagtctttctgtcttctctataGGAAACCACtgtataaatttgattttttttccttcctttttctatgCATTAATGTCCACagatatggagaaaataaaattttcaatttttttatgttttttaatttatttttgagagagacagagagctagaagaggaagggcagaaagagagggagacacagaatccgaagcaggctccaggctccgtgctatcagcacagagccccatgcagggcttaaactcatgaaccatgagatcatgacctaagcctaagtctgatgcttaaccgaccacaAGGTACAACTATATATCTCTCTGTTGTTTATTATCTTcaatataacatttatttgttttgatccctgtaggaggtggtggggggagaaaataatctttaaatctTCTCAATGTGGAATAACTGGGTCTACAATACCAGAGTATATCAAATGATTTCAGTGGTCTCCTTCCTAAAGCAGGTGTGAAAACTATGTTCATACACTTTCCATGTTTcttcaatttatattttcttggcaTATATTTCAATATTAATCATAGcaagtcaaaaaagaaaacaacctcaGCAATTGCAGTACATTAAACCACAAGGGAGAGCAAGTAGATTTAGGCATGCAGAGTGTCTCTGAAGCAAAAACAATTAGCCAGAAAGATCCCTTAGGAATAAATAGATTTTTCCAAGGGGTAAACAACTCTCCTGAGAATGGGTTTCTCACAGATACCCTTCCTTCAGAGGTGAATGAGACCTCAGAGCCTTGTCTCTTCCTCATTGTCTTCACTTGATGTAAGTACAGATGCATCAGAGAGACTGTGGATATGTATTAATGTTAGATGATTTATGTGGGCTCATTCTGCAATAAGAAATTTGGCTTCATTAAAGGaagtatttctaaaatgaaattataagaaCAACCATGTAAACATAAGATGCTGGGAATTGCTTTTGATTTAAGAATCTACTACTGGAAAGGTCCTATTCTCATAGAGTTTTCAGCAaagcttagaaataaaaattagaaattcttCACAATTTACTgaatctcaattctttttttttttcaagtttatttatttattttgagagagagaaagtttcaagcagactctgt from Panthera uncia isolate 11264 chromosome D1, Puncia_PCG_1.0, whole genome shotgun sequence harbors:
- the LOC125929322 gene encoding olfactory receptor 51F1-like, translated to MPIFHNSTFPTFLLTGVPGLEWAHAWISIPFCCLYLTALSGNTLILFVVLTEPSLHEPMYYFLSMLSTTDIGLCISTLVTVLGLFWLNAMEISFNACLSQMFFIHLFTFMESSVLLAMAFDRFVAISNPLRYATILTHERIAQIGLAVVTRGTVILIPLVLLLKRLSFCCSHVLHHSYCFHPDVMKLSCSDTKINSAFGLTAIISTAGVDSIFILISYVLIIRSVLNIASPEERKKAFSTCISHITAVAIFYIPLISLSFVHRFGKHSPPYVPTLIANIYLLIPPVMNPIIYSVKTKQIQKSVLKLFFLKNIRDDAGPFRITDCNILKEIKTFKPD